The nucleotide sequence AGCGAATGGCGATCAAGTCTTTTGGGGCGCGACGCGGCCCCCTGTTTCTGAATGTTTCATCCTGCCTGAAGAGGATCGGATGATGGAGACGCGGCATGGGGAACGTCATCAACCTGAATCGTTTCCGGAAGCGCGCCGAGCGGGAAGCCTCGGTGAAGCAGGCGGACGCCAATCGGGCGAAGTTCGGCCGCACGAAGGCGGAGCGGTCGGCGGAGGAGACGCACGCGGACAAGGCGAAGGCGCAGCTGGACCAGCATCAGATCGATCACGAGGATCCGTCATGAAGTCGCCCGTCGTGAAACGGTCGATCGTCGTCGCCGGCCACAAGACCAGCGTCAGCCTGGAAGAGGCGTTCTGGAACGGCATGAAGGAGATCTCGGGCCTGCGCAACATGACGTTGTCCGAGCTCGTCGGCGAGATCGACGGCGCCCGCCAGCAGGGCAATCTGTCCTCGGCGATCCGCCTGTTCGTGCTCGACTACTTCAAGAGCCGCGCCATGGCTGCCATCCAGCCGGAAAAGGTCGCGGCCCAGTAGGCGTCGGGGGCCTATCCCCAACGCGCCCCAGTTCTGCACTTTAAAATCACTCTAAGGTGCAGCTTCGGCGCGCCAGCGCGCTTGACCTCAATGCCCTGCGTTGAAAATACAGGGCATGACCGACACCAATGATACGCGTTCGCAAATGCCGCTGGGCCTGGCCCAGCGCGGCTATACCGGCGTCATTCAGCACCTCTCCGCCAGGGACGCGGGCTCGGCCCTCTCGGACATCGAGCTGGAGAGCCGGCTGATCGAGCTCGGCTTCGTCGAGGGCGCCCGGGTCGAGGTCCTGCATGAGGGGCTGGTCGGGCGCGACCCGATCGCCGTCCGTGTCGACAACATCACGATCGCGGTCCGCCGTCGTGAAGCCATGGCCATCATCGTCGCCTAGATAGCGACCCGGACCCCGATCCAAGGCCTGATCCCATGGAATTACCCTTGCTGCATCTCGCCCTGGTCGGCACGCCCAACAGCGGCAAGACCTCGCTGTTCAACGCGCTGACCGGCAGCCGGCAGAAGGTCGCGAACTATCCGGGCGTCACGGTCGAGCGCAAGGAAGGCTTCTTCGTCACGCCGCAGGGCCGCCAGGTCTCGGTGGTCGACCTGCCCGGCACCTATTCGCTGCGCGGCCGCAGCCCGGACGAGGAGATCACCCGCGACTTCGTGCTCGGCAAGGCCTCCGGCGAGACCGTGCCCGACCTCGTGCTCTGCGTGGCCGATTCCACCAATCTGCGCCTGACCATCCGCCTGCTGCTTGAGCTGAAGCGCACGGGACGGCCGATGGTCCTCGTGCTCAACATGTTCGACATCGCGAGCCGCCGCGGCATCACGGTCGACGTCGAACGGCTCGCCAAGGAGCTCGGCGTGCCCGTGGTCACCTCGATCGCGGTGCGCAAGGGCGGCACGGCCGATCTCCTGGCGCTGACGGACGAGATTTCGGCCAAGCTCGCCGCCGAGCCGCAGGAAAACAGCTGGCGCGCGCTCAGCGTCGCCGAGCTGCGCGCCACCCAGCGCGAGGCCGACCGCATCATCGCCGACTGCGTCAGCCTGCCGGCCCGGCCCGACACCTGGACCGCGCGGATCGATGCGGTGGTGCTGCATCCCGTCGGCGGGCTGATCGTGCTCGCGCTCATCCTGTTCGTGATGTTCCAGGCGGTGTTCGCCTGGGCGCAGCCGGTGATGGACCTGCTCAAGTCCAGCTTCGATGCGCTCGGCGAGTTCGTGCAAGCCACCCTGCCCGACGGCTTGCTGCAGAGCTTCCTCCAGAACGGCGTGATCTCGGGCGTCGGCAGCGTCATCGTGTTCCTGCCGCAGATCATCCTCATCTTCCTGTTCATCCTGCTCTTGGAAGATTTCGGCTACATGGCGCGCGCCGCGTTCCTGATGGACCGCATCATGGGCGGCGCCGGCCTGCACGGCCGCGCCTTCATTCCGCTGCTGTCGAGCTTTGCCTGCGCCATTCCCGGCATCATGGCGACGCGCGTGATCGACGACAAGCGCGACCGCCTGACCACGATCCTGATCGCGCCGCTGATGACCTGCTCGGCGCGCATTCCGGTCTACACGCTGATCATCTCCGCCTTCATCCCTGCAAAAGACGTCTGGGGCTTCATCAACCTCCAGGGTCTCGTGATGTTCGGCCTCTATGCGGCCGGTATCGCCAGTGCGCTTGCCGTCTCGTTCCTGATCAAGTTCTTCATGCTGCGCGACTATGCGCCGGCCCCGTTCATGCTGGAGCTGCCGGACTACAAGATGCCGCAGCTGAAATCGATCGTGATCGGCATCTTCACTCGCGCAAAGATGTTTCTCTACCGCGCCGGCACCACGATCTTCTCGATGATGGTGCTGATCTGGTTCCTGGCCTCATTCCCGCAGCCGCCGGCAGGCAGCACGGAGCCCGCCATCGACTTCAGCCTCGCTGCGATGATCGGCAAGGCGCTCGAGCCGCTGCTCGCGCCCGTCGGCTTCAACTGGCAGATCGCGGTGGCGCTGATCCCGGGCATGGCGGCACGCGAGGTCGCGGTCGCAGCGCTCGGCACCGTCTATGCGATCGAAGGCGGCAAGGAAGCCGCCGAGCAGATCGGCTCGGTGCTGGCGACGAAATGGTCGCTCGCCACCGCCCTGTCGATGCTGGCTTGGTACATCTTCGCCCCGCAATGCGCCTCCACGCTCGCCGTGATCCGGCGCGAGACCGGAAGCTGGGGCTGGATGGCGGCGACCTTCACCTACATGCTGGTGCTGGCCTATGCGGCGAGCCTTCTGACCTACAACGTCGCGGTCGCGCTCGGGGCGGGATAGCCCTCTCGAAACCAAAACTGCGAAAACAACCCCATGCACAGTAGACGGGGGGTGTGAAATCAATGGCTTATGCGTGTGCGAAATCGTCCCGGCCACGCCCCGGTTGACCCGTCGGGCAAAACACTGGCACGATGGCATCATCGGTGCCGACGACATCAAGATCGCGACCAACTCCAAAGCGGCAATCCGTTTCCATGGATCACTTCAGCACCACGCGGCTAACCGCCGAGAGGCTGAACGAAAGTCACCTCGCCGATCTCGTCACGCTGCATCTCGATGCCGAGGTCTCGCGCTATCTCGGCGGCGTGCGTGCACCCGAGGTCACCAAGACCTATCTTGCGACCAACATGGCGCATTGGGACCAGCACGGCTTTGGACTCTGGACATTGCGCACGAAAGAGGGCGCGTTCGCCGGGCGCGCAGGCATCCGGCACATCCTGGTCGACGACATCGACGAGATCGAGATTTCCTACGCGTTCACGCGTGCGTGCTGGGGCCGGGGATTTGCAAGCGAGATCGCGACGGCGCTGACGGAGATCGGGCTGTCAAAGCTCGCGCTCGCCTCGCTCATCGGCATCGTCTACGCAGGGAACGTCGCATCGCGCCGCGTGCTGGAGAAATCGAACTATCTCCTGGAGCGAAGCACGATCCGCCACGGCAATGACGTCGTGATCTACCGCAAACGGCGATGAAAGACCCGGCGCTCAGCCGGTGCGCAGCCGGACCACCGATTGCGGCAGCGAGGCGAGAAACAACACTGCGCAGACGCACAGCAGGACGATGTCCTTGAACAGGAATTCGCCGGTCAGATTCCACGCCATCGGATCGGTTGAAAGGCTCCATGTCACGACGCCCGGCGTCGTGAAGAAGAACGACCATGTGACGGCGAAGGTCACCACGCCCATGAATGAACCGAGCGCGGACAGGACGGCGCTGAAGCTGCCTGCCGCGAGCAGCGCGGCAATCACGAACTCGACGACACCGAGAAAGTAGGCCTCTCCCCTCAACCCGAACACCGACAGCCAGGAGACGAACGGACTGTTGCTGATGAACTGGGCGATGCCCTGTGCGGATTGCAATGTGAATTTCTGCATTCCGAACGACACGAAGATGATCACCATGACCCAGCGGAGAATGGCCAGCGGACGATAGGAACCGCCACCGTTCTCAGCGATGTTGAACCCTTTCATCCGACCATGTCTCCTCGATTGCACGTCCGTCAGCTGTGCGAAAATCGTTCGCTGACATCTGTACGAGGGAGATCTTCCGTCGTTACCTGCAGGCGCGGGTTCACGGATCACGACTGCGTGCAACAAGCGTGTCCGCACTACCGGACCGGCGGCGCCAGCCGCGGGCCCTCCTGCGCGGTGACGGCGAGACGCCACCGCGCAGGAGCCTGAGCCGCCCCCAGCCCCTCAGAGCGGCCCTGTGCACATCTCGCTCACCACGCGTAGCGCGGAGCCGTGCGGTGTCGGCATAGGTCCGCGCTCATTCCCATTCCAGACGAACCAAGCTCTTTCAGCGATGAATCACTTGCCGCCCCGTCGTGAGATGACAAAGCATGTCTTCATGTGTCAAATTCATCAAAAGCAAAATTCAATGAGCTCAACGCATCATGATCACCATCCGGCACATCGAGATCGTCAACGCCCTCGCCCACCATCGTCATTTCGGCCGCGCGGCCGAGGCCCTGGGCATCACCCAATCGGCGCTGACGCGCGCGCTTCAGGCGCTCGAAGGCGATCTCGGGGTGCGGCTGTTCGACAGGGGAACGGGCGTCCCCGAGCCGACGATCTTCGGCCGCATCGTGCTGGAGCGCGGCGAGCCGGTGACGCGCAGCATGGACGTCCTGTCGCGCGAGATCCGTCTGGCCAGGGGGTTGGAGGTCGGCGAGATCACCGTCGTTGCCGGCACGTTTCCGTCCGAGCTCTGGGTGCCTCAGGCACTCGGACGTCTCGCGATGGAATTTCCGAATGTCCGCTGCCGCCTGCGTTCCACTGAAGCCCGGTTCGCGGTCAAGGAGGTGCTGAACGGCAGGGCTGATATCGCGATTGCCGACCGGGTCGAGGTCCGCGACCTCGACGATCTCGCGTTCGAGAAACTGGTCACCGCCAAGGTCGCCCTGTACTGCCGGCGCGGCCATCCGCTGCTGCGGCACAAGGTGATCAAGCCGGACGACCTGCTGGACTATCCCCTGACCGGTCCTAGTCCCTCGCATTATTCGTCCGAGACGGTGGACGGCCCCGGCGACTACGGCGCATTGACCGTCCCGAAATCCGGCGGGTTCGTTCCGCGGATCTGGGCCGAGAGCTTCGCTGCGATGCGCCAGGTGGTGATGGCGAGCGACGCGGTCGGCTGGGCACCGGTCCCGCTCCTGGA is from Bradyrhizobium xenonodulans and encodes:
- a CDS encoding DUF4169 family protein gives rise to the protein MGNVINLNRFRKRAEREASVKQADANRAKFGRTKAERSAEETHADKAKAQLDQHQIDHEDPS
- a CDS encoding ribbon-helix-helix domain-containing protein; translated protein: MKSPVVKRSIVVAGHKTSVSLEEAFWNGMKEISGLRNMTLSELVGEIDGARQQGNLSSAIRLFVLDYFKSRAMAAIQPEKVAAQ
- a CDS encoding FeoA family protein; the encoded protein is MTDTNDTRSQMPLGLAQRGYTGVIQHLSARDAGSALSDIELESRLIELGFVEGARVEVLHEGLVGRDPIAVRVDNITIAVRRREAMAIIVA
- the feoB gene encoding ferrous iron transporter B, which produces MELPLLHLALVGTPNSGKTSLFNALTGSRQKVANYPGVTVERKEGFFVTPQGRQVSVVDLPGTYSLRGRSPDEEITRDFVLGKASGETVPDLVLCVADSTNLRLTIRLLLELKRTGRPMVLVLNMFDIASRRGITVDVERLAKELGVPVVTSIAVRKGGTADLLALTDEISAKLAAEPQENSWRALSVAELRATQREADRIIADCVSLPARPDTWTARIDAVVLHPVGGLIVLALILFVMFQAVFAWAQPVMDLLKSSFDALGEFVQATLPDGLLQSFLQNGVISGVGSVIVFLPQIILIFLFILLLEDFGYMARAAFLMDRIMGGAGLHGRAFIPLLSSFACAIPGIMATRVIDDKRDRLTTILIAPLMTCSARIPVYTLIISAFIPAKDVWGFINLQGLVMFGLYAAGIASALAVSFLIKFFMLRDYAPAPFMLELPDYKMPQLKSIVIGIFTRAKMFLYRAGTTIFSMMVLIWFLASFPQPPAGSTEPAIDFSLAAMIGKALEPLLAPVGFNWQIAVALIPGMAAREVAVAALGTVYAIEGGKEAAEQIGSVLATKWSLATALSMLAWYIFAPQCASTLAVIRRETGSWGWMAATFTYMLVLAYAASLLTYNVAVALGAG
- a CDS encoding GNAT family N-acetyltransferase, with translation MDHFSTTRLTAERLNESHLADLVTLHLDAEVSRYLGGVRAPEVTKTYLATNMAHWDQHGFGLWTLRTKEGAFAGRAGIRHILVDDIDEIEISYAFTRACWGRGFASEIATALTEIGLSKLALASLIGIVYAGNVASRRVLEKSNYLLERSTIRHGNDVVIYRKRR
- a CDS encoding YkgB family protein — translated: MKGFNIAENGGGSYRPLAILRWVMVIIFVSFGMQKFTLQSAQGIAQFISNSPFVSWLSVFGLRGEAYFLGVVEFVIAALLAAGSFSAVLSALGSFMGVVTFAVTWSFFFTTPGVVTWSLSTDPMAWNLTGEFLFKDIVLLCVCAVLFLASLPQSVVRLRTG
- a CDS encoding LysR family transcriptional regulator, yielding MITIRHIEIVNALAHHRHFGRAAEALGITQSALTRALQALEGDLGVRLFDRGTGVPEPTIFGRIVLERGEPVTRSMDVLSREIRLARGLEVGEITVVAGTFPSELWVPQALGRLAMEFPNVRCRLRSTEARFAVKEVLNGRADIAIADRVEVRDLDDLAFEKLVTAKVALYCRRGHPLLRHKVIKPDDLLDYPLTGPSPSHYSSETVDGPGDYGALTVPKSGGFVPRIWAESFAAMRQVVMASDAVGWAPVPLLEPYWRRRELAHLVMKPAPIDIEFGLITQRHRTPAPAVTTFIRIISAIAANKQVPRDLTGG